A window of bacterium contains these coding sequences:
- a CDS encoding fused MFS/spermidine synthase: protein MRIAMGFTVFICGAGIMCLEMLGFRMLPPYFGSSIYVTGSLISIFLLALSLGYYLGGRIADRKPSARILGLIIFFSGIVILSLAYYFRPLCQTIASWGWHTKWGSLLASTVLFVLPAILLGMVSPFAIKLSTLALGDVGKTAGNLYAISTVGSVVGTLATSFYLIALFRLHLIIVGLGAVLILLGLSLFPFRPKILLICLLLSSLANAGYLVDINTFRVIETKESLYHYILIGEDKDWRVMQFNRTIQSGVSKKDNLTSIAPYTDGFHLGLVFAPDAKKVLFIGCGGATGPRQFRKFYPNLQIDIVELDPDVVKMAKKYFNLKEDEKLKVYVEDGRVYLNRSKEKYDIIILDAYFAEAIPFHLTTKEFMDIVKKHLQPKGVVICNVIGSVSGSKSRYPRSQYKTLKRVFNTVYAFPVVYPYEKPDKYDREVSRNIILVATNERKLSKNEIVERAKKLQNEKIPYLVSIASALITYEIKITDVPVLLDDYAPVDDLIKVAID from the coding sequence ATGAGGATTGCTATGGGCTTCACTGTCTTCATTTGCGGAGCTGGGATAATGTGTCTTGAGATGCTCGGCTTCAGAATGCTTCCTCCCTACTTCGGAAGCTCAATCTATGTCACTGGTAGCCTCATCAGCATCTTCCTCCTCGCCCTAAGCCTCGGCTATTACCTCGGAGGAAGAATCGCCGATAGAAAACCATCGGCGAGAATCCTCGGCTTAATAATCTTCTTTAGCGGAATCGTAATCCTCTCCCTCGCCTATTATTTTCGTCCTCTCTGCCAAACCATTGCCAGCTGGGGATGGCATACAAAATGGGGTTCCCTCTTAGCTTCAACCGTTCTCTTCGTCCTTCCCGCAATCCTCCTTGGTATGGTTTCCCCCTTTGCCATCAAACTTTCAACCCTCGCTCTCGGCGATGTCGGAAAAACCGCTGGCAACCTATACGCTATCTCCACAGTGGGAAGCGTTGTGGGGACGCTCGCAACCTCCTTCTATCTCATCGCCCTTTTTCGCCTCCACCTCATAATCGTCGGTCTGGGAGCTGTTCTAATCCTTCTCGGACTCTCTCTTTTCCCCTTTCGCCCCAAAATCCTTCTCATTTGCCTTCTCCTTTCCTCTCTCGCGAATGCTGGGTATCTTGTTGATATAAATACATTCAGAGTTATAGAAACGAAGGAAAGCCTATATCACTACATCTTAATCGGAGAGGATAAGGATTGGCGGGTTATGCAGTTCAATCGCACTATCCAGAGCGGGGTTTCAAAAAAGGACAATTTGACGAGCATAGCTCCCTATACAGATGGATTTCATCTCGGGCTTGTATTCGCTCCCGATGCCAAGAAGGTCCTCTTCATTGGTTGTGGAGGGGCAACTGGTCCTCGCCAATTCAGGAAGTTCTATCCCAATCTACAAATTGACATCGTTGAGTTAGACCCCGATGTGGTGAAGATGGCAAAGAAATATTTCAATCTCAAAGAAGATGAGAAGCTTAAAGTCTATGTGGAGGATGGAAGGGTTTATCTCAACCGCTCAAAAGAGAAATACGATATTATAATTCTGGATGCCTACTTCGCGGAAGCCATCCCATTCCATCTCACAACAAAGGAATTTATGGATATAGTTAAGAAGCATCTTCAACCCAAAGGAGTCGTAATATGTAATGTGATAGGAAGTGTATCGGGAAGCAAAAGCAGATATCCCCGTTCTCAATACAAGACTTTGAAGAGGGTTTTCAATACGGTGTATGCCTTTCCTGTTGTCTATCCCTACGAAAAACCAGATAAATATGACAGAGAGGTAAGCAGGAATATAATCCTTGTAGCCACGAATGAAAGGAAACTGAGCAAGAACGAGATTGTAGAAAGGGCGAAGAAATTGCAGAACGAAAAGATACCCTACCTCGTCTCCATCGCTTCCGCTTTGATTACTTATGAGATAAAGATAACGGATGTTCCCGTTCTCCTTGATGATTACGCTCCAGTTGACGATTTAATTAAGGTGGCAATAGATTGA
- a CDS encoding amidohydrolase family protein, with amino-acid sequence MNFKEILKEEIYKIPIVDTHEHLMSEEERNSRPIDIFYFFAHYASSDLVSAGMPQATLDKIRNPSISLEERWKDFSPYWNQIRNTAYAKALIIAVRDLFGIEDINEDTYQAITDKLRESQRKGWYRYVLKERGNIAISLQYVGTMDVDRELFLPVAYYDHFISTRSKWDINSLERSYDISIHSLDDFLQALDVAFERDVKAGAVGIKSGLAYSRILRYDKVSKSEAEVLFNRIFSHLGEGLSWEEAKPLQDFIMHQVIRRAISYNLPITIHTGLQEGNANIITNANPVHLVNLFLEYKEAKFDIFHGGYPYTSELATLAKNFQNVYIDMCWLHIISPSVARRALHEWLETVPQNKIMGFGGDYIFVEGAYAHSRIAREDIARVLIEKVEEGYFEEDEALHIANRLLRDNPKELFNLKI; translated from the coding sequence ATGAACTTCAAGGAAATTTTAAAAGAGGAAATTTACAAAATCCCTATCGTTGATACGCACGAACACTTGATGTCTGAAGAGGAAAGGAATAGCCGCCCAATAGATATTTTCTACTTCTTCGCCCATTACGCATCCTCAGACCTCGTCTCCGCGGGAATGCCACAGGCAACACTGGATAAAATAAGAAATCCTTCCATCTCCCTTGAGGAAAGATGGAAGGATTTCTCTCCCTATTGGAACCAAATACGCAATACCGCTTATGCGAAGGCTCTCATCATCGCTGTTAGGGATTTATTTGGAATTGAGGATATAAACGAAGATACATATCAGGCAATAACCGATAAATTGAGGGAATCGCAGAGGAAGGGATGGTATCGCTATGTTCTGAAGGAGAGAGGAAACATAGCCATTTCACTCCAATATGTCGGAACTATGGATGTTGATAGGGAGCTTTTCCTGCCTGTTGCTTATTATGACCATTTCATCTCAACTCGTTCCAAGTGGGATATCAATTCTTTGGAGAGAAGCTATGATATATCAATTCATTCTCTTGACGATTTTCTCCAAGCTTTGGATGTAGCCTTTGAAAGGGATGTGAAGGCGGGAGCGGTCGGAATAAAGAGCGGATTAGCATATAGCAGGATTTTGCGTTACGATAAGGTAAGCAAAAGCGAGGCGGAAGTTCTCTTCAATCGCATCTTCTCTCACTTGGGCGAGGGACTGAGTTGGGAAGAGGCGAAGCCATTACAGGACTTCATAATGCATCAAGTGATAAGGCGAGCTATAAGCTATAATTTGCCGATAACTATTCACACCGGTCTTCAAGAGGGAAACGCCAATATAATAACCAATGCAAATCCCGTTCATCTTGTCAACCTTTTCTTGGAGTATAAAGAAGCGAAATTTGACATCTTCCATGGTGGATATCCCTATACATCCGAGCTCGCAACTTTGGCGAAGAACTTCCAAAATGTATATATAGATATGTGTTGGCTTCACATCATCTCTCCAAGCGTTGCACGAAGGGCTTTACACGAATGGCTTGAGACGGTCCCCCAGAACAAAATAATGGGCTTCGGCGGTGATTACATCTTCGTTGAAGGAGCATATGCCCATTCCCGCATTGCGAGAGAGGATATAGCGAGAGTTCTCATAGAGAAAGTTGAGGAAGGATATTTTGAGGAAGATGAAGCCCTTCACATAGCTAACCGCCTATTGAGGGACAATCCTAAGGAGCTTTTTAATCTGAAAATTTAA
- a CDS encoding DUF1559 domain-containing protein — MKRKGFTLIELLVVIAIITILAGILFPAFSKAREKARQSACLSNLKQIGMAIMMYQQDYDGMLPCGSAWKGGFAWPVWQGYIYIARWYQQLFPYVRNQDIFSCPSYRDWIGAWQVPPGWYNTPVTYGRWTANWLIFTPQTNLLDPGRTEAQIPEPSTTALVSDSAHADDAAAYDDSGRPWATWWRVAYANICAVGCNPSLAVETFARHSNGANILFADGHVKWFNSEYIHSNWLGFVIDKNPIWSW; from the coding sequence TTGAAAAGGAAGGGCTTCACTTTAATAGAGCTTCTTGTTGTTATAGCAATCATCACGATTCTCGCCGGTATACTCTTCCCAGCCTTCAGCAAAGCAAGGGAGAAAGCAAGACAATCTGCCTGCCTATCCAATCTGAAGCAAATCGGTATGGCGATAATGATGTATCAACAGGACTACGACGGGATGCTGCCATGCGGCTCGGCTTGGAAAGGAGGATTTGCTTGGCCTGTTTGGCAGGGGTATATCTACATAGCACGTTGGTATCAACAGCTGTTCCCATATGTCCGAAATCAGGATATATTTTCCTGTCCCTCCTACAGAGATTGGATTGGAGCTTGGCAGGTTCCTCCCGGCTGGTATAACACACCCGTAACTTATGGACGCTGGACAGCAAATTGGCTTATTTTCACTCCTCAAACCAACCTGCTAGACCCAGGAAGGACCGAGGCGCAAATTCCTGAGCCCTCTACAACCGCTCTCGTATCGGATTCCGCCCATGCCGATGACGCAGCCGCTTACGATGATAGCGGAAGACCTTGGGCTACCTGGTGGAGAGTGGCCTACGCCAACATTTGTGCCGTGGGCTGTAATCCTTCTCTGGCAGTTGAAACATTCGCTCGGCATAGCAATGGTGCGAATATCCTCTTCGCCGATGGGCATGTGAAATGGTTCAATAGCGAATACATCCACAGCAATTGGCTTGGTTTCGTTATTGATAAAAATCCTATATGGTCTTGGTGA
- a CDS encoding MCE family protein, which produces MVDKRINELKVGIFFLLAIILAIIVIFAIQGWWTTGKGYELNIIFSDASGLQEGAPVRLSGVEVGRVIKVSLTPDAKAFVKVRLRRGVEIYSGYSIKIAVPIFGERYIDIKPREPRGTKVAEGQTVSGEIPISLEEMTSNIQSLVSTLREEITSFQKTASSLLKEEISNAVKGAGELISRATKAVDNISSLAQNANKILLENRENLAQTTSNIRGATGFLRDMFGESRENIVQATKNIQETTRELRGRLLSISSQLEEIVQDVRKASARSEAIVSNIESASISLEKTMANLESITNDVKQLTGNKEFIQDIQASVKTAKEALEEAKILLQETSKKVKGLGKLQIEPGASLTFNEKRENLRLSPQIYLPYQGLTLGLWDIGESNKFELQKIWDLGKINLRGGIIRAKPGIGMDLPPYLSLNVYDLNYPKGDFYLNIGENPYLQLGVEDIFSNNEFVWGLGYKLRK; this is translated from the coding sequence ATGGTTGATAAGAGGATAAACGAACTTAAAGTTGGTATTTTCTTCCTGCTCGCCATAATATTAGCTATTATCGTAATCTTCGCTATTCAGGGCTGGTGGACGACGGGGAAAGGATACGAGTTAAACATAATTTTCTCAGATGCAAGCGGCCTGCAGGAAGGAGCACCGGTTCGCCTTTCGGGAGTTGAAGTAGGTAGAGTGATTAAAGTCTCACTTACACCCGATGCAAAAGCATTTGTCAAAGTGCGCCTGAGAAGAGGAGTGGAAATTTATTCAGGATACTCTATAAAGATAGCTGTTCCAATTTTCGGCGAGAGATATATTGATATTAAGCCTCGTGAGCCAAGGGGAACGAAAGTTGCGGAGGGGCAAACCGTTTCGGGCGAGATACCAATAAGCTTGGAGGAAATGACGAGTAACATACAATCGCTTGTAAGCACGTTGAGGGAGGAAATAACTTCTTTCCAGAAGACGGCAAGCTCGCTTCTGAAGGAGGAGATAAGCAATGCGGTAAAGGGAGCTGGAGAGCTGATATCAAGAGCAACTAAGGCAGTGGATAACATCTCCTCTCTTGCTCAAAACGCTAATAAAATCCTTTTAGAAAATCGGGAAAATTTAGCACAGACTACCAGCAACATAAGGGGGGCAACTGGCTTCCTGAGGGATATGTTTGGGGAAAGCAGGGAGAATATAGTTCAGGCGACGAAGAACATTCAGGAGACCACAAGGGAGCTAAGGGGGCGTCTTCTCTCAATATCAAGTCAGCTGGAGGAGATAGTCCAGGATGTTAGGAAAGCTTCTGCAAGGAGCGAAGCTATAGTGAGCAATATAGAATCCGCCTCAATTTCCCTGGAGAAAACTATGGCAAATCTTGAGAGCATAACCAATGATGTGAAACAGCTGACGGGGAATAAAGAATTCATCCAAGACATACAAGCGAGCGTAAAAACTGCCAAGGAAGCATTGGAAGAGGCAAAGATTCTGCTTCAGGAGACATCAAAGAAAGTGAAGGGATTGGGCAAGCTCCAGATTGAGCCAGGCGCGTCCCTCACCTTCAACGAGAAAAGGGAAAATCTGAGGCTCAGCCCGCAGATTTATCTTCCCTATCAGGGATTAACCCTTGGACTTTGGGACATCGGGGAAAGCAACAAGTTCGAGCTCCAAAAGATATGGGATTTGGGCAAAATAAATTTGAGGGGAGGGATAATTCGGGCAAAGCCCGGTATAGGGATGGATTTGCCTCCCTATTTGTCCTTGAATGTATATGATTTGAACTACCCTAAAGGAGATTTCTATCTTAATATCGGGGAAAACCCTTATCTCCAGCTCGGGGTGGAGGATATATTCTCAAATAACGAATTTGTTTGGGGATTAGGCTATAAATTAAGAAAATAG
- a CDS encoding ATP-binding cassette domain-containing protein, with translation MEKAIEIRNLIYEVNGKRILDGVYLDVYKGEIMGIVGPSGEGKTTLLRLILRLIEPKEGEIIINGKNILQMSETELNEVRRKIGMVFQYSALFDSLKVWENVAFPLLRHLKISEEEAKKRAREKLRAVGLVDVEELYPHQLSGGMQKRVALARALALDPEIILYDEPTAGLDPPTAFTIEELIVNTRNQFRVTSIVVTHDIESLFSICDRVGVLRDGKIIKVASPEELRRTDDEWIKRFLRKR, from the coding sequence ATGGAGAAGGCGATAGAAATTAGAAACCTTATATACGAAGTTAACGGAAAAAGAATATTAGATGGCGTTTATTTGGATGTGTATAAAGGGGAGATAATGGGCATAGTGGGACCCTCAGGCGAAGGCAAGACCACCCTCCTTCGTTTAATCCTTCGTCTCATAGAGCCAAAAGAGGGAGAAATAATAATAAATGGCAAAAATATTCTCCAAATGAGCGAGACCGAATTGAACGAGGTTAGAAGGAAAATCGGTATGGTCTTTCAATATTCCGCTCTTTTCGATTCCCTCAAGGTTTGGGAAAATGTCGCTTTTCCCCTTCTGCGCCATCTCAAGATTTCGGAAGAGGAAGCAAAGAAGAGAGCAAGGGAAAAGTTGCGTGCTGTCGGATTAGTTGATGTGGAAGAGCTCTATCCACATCAATTATCTGGTGGTATGCAAAAGAGGGTAGCTCTTGCGAGGGCTCTCGCCCTTGACCCCGAAATCATCCTCTATGACGAGCCAACGGCTGGCTTGGACCCGCCAACGGCGTTCACCATTGAAGAGCTCATAGTAAATACGAGAAACCAATTCCGAGTCACTTCAATAGTTGTTACTCACGATATTGAATCGCTCTTCTCAATTTGCGATAGAGTGGGTGTTTTGCGGGATGGGAAGATAATAAAAGTTGCTTCGCCAGAGGAGTTGAGGAGAACGGATGACGAATGGATAAAAAGATTTTTGAGGAAGAGATGA
- a CDS encoding ABC transporter permease: MTGYALSFFRFWADLWVLFSSGLSYFFKGELERKETIKQMYVIGVQSLPIALLTVAFSGMVSALYTATASVELGLSYYIGAGVAIAMAREVAPVLSGVVVAARAGSAMAAEIGSMKVTEQVDALRAIGISPIQYLVLPRVIASSLVLVIMTVYANLIGDLGGYIVAINYGVPSASYISSILHYLKPYDFFMGLIKAFFFGLIIALVGCREGLRTEGGAEAVGRATTSSVVISIILIFASDFILARIMFPPK; encoded by the coding sequence ATGACCGGTTATGCTCTTTCTTTCTTTCGCTTTTGGGCAGACCTCTGGGTTCTATTTTCCTCTGGTCTCTCCTACTTCTTTAAAGGCGAATTGGAAAGGAAAGAAACCATTAAGCAGATGTATGTAATAGGCGTTCAATCTCTGCCAATAGCTCTCCTTACCGTTGCCTTCTCAGGAATGGTGTCCGCTCTCTACACTGCTACCGCGTCCGTTGAGCTGGGGCTTTCCTACTATATTGGGGCAGGTGTTGCTATAGCTATGGCAAGAGAGGTTGCCCCTGTTCTAAGCGGGGTAGTTGTAGCTGCGAGAGCTGGTTCCGCTATGGCAGCGGAGATAGGTTCCATGAAGGTCACAGAACAGGTGGACGCTTTAAGAGCAATCGGCATAAGTCCAATCCAATACCTTGTTCTACCCCGGGTAATAGCAAGTTCACTTGTGCTCGTGATAATGACGGTTTACGCAAATCTAATAGGAGACCTCGGTGGATATATCGTGGCAATTAATTACGGCGTTCCCTCCGCTTCTTACATCTCCTCTATCCTTCATTATCTCAAACCCTACGACTTCTTTATGGGTTTGATAAAAGCTTTCTTCTTCGGATTGATAATCGCTCTCGTAGGTTGTAGGGAAGGGTTGAGAACGGAGGGAGGAGCTGAGGCCGTGGGCAGAGCAACTACTTCCTCAGTCGTAATATCAATAATCCTAATCTTTGCGAGCGATTTCATTCTCGCCAGGATAATGTTCCCTCCAAAGTAG